GGAAGTTGTAGGAATGCCGAAAGGCAAAATTCGATCTATTAAATTTTCTAAATGCGCGCTATTTTTTAAAACACATTCGGTAATTAAACAATATTCGCCCGTAATGCGTTTGCAAGATATAATTTCGGGGAAGTTGGGTAATTGAGCAATAAACTTTTTAAAATCGTCATTTTTAAACTTGATTTGTACAAGCACCTGCAAACCATAACCTAACTTTTCGTAATCAACAGCTATTTGAAAAGCTTTAATTAATCCTTCGTCGTACAAACGTTGCACCACGCTCTTTAGTTGCCGATTGCGACAACCCAATTTGACGGCCTAATTCGGCATAACTTGCTCGCGCATTTTGATTTAAAAGCTGTAAAAGCTGGGCATCTTGCGCATCTAAAACTATTTTCATTGTAAATAATCTATTTTTCAGTTGTTTTAACTAAAATAAAAATCTTTCACAAATAAATCAATTGCATCAACTTAAAAAAACAATCGATTTTTACATAAAAAATTATGACAAACCTTGAATTATCTGAAAACGGAAACACAGCTTTTGAAAAAATTTTAGGTCATAATCCTGAAATTTTAAAACGATGGGATGCTTTAGAGCAAACGTTATGGCAAAACTCAATTTTACCTGCAGATTTATTAGAACAAGTTCGCCGAACAACTGCTTTTAAAAACGGTTGCGAATATTGTATGGTTAAGGCCGGAAAACCAAATTTTACGGCAGAACAACAAAATATTAGTTTAGCGGCTGGTTTTGCTGAGCTTTTTGCTATAAGCCCAAAAGATATTACTGCTGCGCATTTTTCTGTTTTAAAACAAAATTTTACAACACAACAAATTGCTGCGCTTTGTGCTTTTGTAGCTTTTGTTGATGCTTCTCAAAAACTAGGAAGATTATTTAATTTAACGGCAGATTTGCAACAAAATGCCCAAGTTACGTTAAGTGAATTATAAAATTATGAAAGATGCAAGCAGGTAAAACCAAAAGCTTTAGAAAAAAACTTTTAAATTGTTTACTTTTGTATTTTAAAAACAAGTACATAACATGATTATTCCAAAAACACGTGAAGAGATTGAACTAATGCGCGAAGCTGCTTTAATGGTTTCTAAAACATTAGGAATGTTAGCAACAGAAATAAAGCCGGGCATTACTACGCTGCAATTAGATAAATTAGCCGAAACTTATATTAGAGATCACGGAGCACTTCCAGGATTTTTAGGTTTGTACGATTGCCCTGCAACCTTACTTACATCGGTTAACGAGCAAATTGTTCATGGTTTACCTACCAATCGTCCGTTAGAAAATGGCGATGTACTTTCTGCAGATTTAGGTGCTATTGTTCATGGTTTTTACGGAGATCATTGTTACACGTTTGAAGTTGGTGATGCGGTGCCAGAAGAAACAAAAAAATTACTTCAGGTTACTAAAGAATCTTTATACGCAGGTATTCGAGAATTTAAAATTGGAAACCGCGTGGAAGATGTGGGTTTTGCCATTCAGAAATATGCTGAAGATAACGGTTACGGCGTAGTACGTGAATTGGTTGGACACGGTTTAGGACGCAAAATGCACGAAGCACCAGAAATGCCAAATTATGGAAAACGCGGACGGGAAACTTTTTGTTGAAGGCATGGTTGTAGCCATTGAACCAATGATTAACATGGGCACACGCAACATTAAACAATTAAAAGATGGTTGGACCATTGTAACACGTGACGGAAAACCTTCGGCGCATTTTGAACATGATGTTGCTTTAGTTGATGGTAAACCAGAATTACTTTCAACCTTTGCTTATATATACCAAGCATTAGGTATTACATCTAACGAGGAAGATGAATTTCGTAAAACACCGTTTGTGCTTTAATGAAAAAGCTTTTTAAATTTATACTAAATACCGTTCCGAGACCGCTATTAATTCAGTTAAGCTACGTAGCTCGACCGGTTTTAGCAATGGCCTTATCGGGTTCACGTTATACCGATCCGATTGATGGTAAAAGTTTTAAACAATTTTTACCTTACGGTTATGGTACGCAACGCAACAATGTGCTTTCGCCAAGCACCTTGTCTTTAGAAAGGCATCGTTTGCTTTGGTTGTATTTAAATCAGAAAACCGATTTTTTTACGCAACCTAAAAAAGTTTTACATTTTGCGCCCGAACAAGCCTTTTATAAACGTTTTAGAAAGCAAAAAAATTTAGATTATACCACAACCGATTTGTATTCGCCTTTGGCCGATGTTAAAGCTGATATTTGTAATTTACCTTTTGCAGCAAATAGCTACGATGTTTATTTTATGCAATCATGTTTTAGAACATATTCCAGATGACACCAAAGCTATGCAAGAACTTTATCGCGTACTAAAACCTGGTGGAATGGCAATTTTACAAATTCCGCAAGATTTAAATCGGGAAGTTACATTTGAAGATGATTCGATTACTGATCCGAAAGAACGTGCTAAAATTTTTGGGCAATACGACCATGTACGTGTTTACGGGCGTGATTATTTTGATAAACTTAGATCTGTAGGTTTTAAAGTTATTGAAGAAGATTACACCAAAAAGTTAACACCCGAAATGGTTGAAAAATATTGTTTAGCTCCCGGAGAAATTATTCCGGTTGTTTATAAATAAAAAAGCCCCAATTTGGGGCTTTTTTATTTATGCATTCTTTTTTTAATACGTAATCCAAATCCTAAAACAAGCAAAATAAATGCACCTATAAAAACGAATGTTTGGTTTTTAAAGGTTTTTGATTTTTTACTTACTATTTTATGTTCGTGTTTATCAAACAATAAATTAACAGGTTCTGCTTGAACTTGCACCGCTCTGTAAATTGCTTGGTTGTAATTTTCACCTAAAGGAACTACGTAAGGAAATTTATCTTGAAAATTATTTAAATTAATCCCAACATTATCATCAATTGGTACCTCAGATCCGACTAGCATTGCTAATGCAACATTAATGGCATCAACCTGAAGCGGACGTCCGTTAATCTGATCAACCGAATAAGTTGCATCGCTTCCTACTTTATACGTTAAAACATCAGGATAAATTTTAGTAAGTAATTTATCAACATATTTTTCAGGTTTGCGCTGTAAACCAGCAACGGTTACGTAGTTTAAAATTATTTCGCAAATTTCATTTTTTATTTTTGCTTCGTCATTGTGTTTCGAATTCAAATAAGTTATCATGGTTTCGTCATCAAAAATATACAATTGAGAAAACAAAACATGCCCAACGCGCCTAATGGTGTACCATTTATCGTTATTTTCAATAGCAGTAGTTGCATAATAATACAACTGATCTGGCAACATATTATTGGGAATTTCGAGCACAATTACAGACGAAATATTTTTAGTTGATAAGTTTGCCTTACTTGTAATATCAAAACTTGTTAAATCGTAAATGCCTTTTTTTGCTCTTTCTCTAAAAATTTCGAAACCAGGAACATTGCCCACAAACATATCATAAACGGTTCCTGTCCAAATTTTTATTCCGTTACTAAATTCTAATTCTTTGCTAATTGGGCCTTCGCCAATAAAAGTGCCAAGTTCATCAATTGCCGGTTCGGCATGATTGGCCATATATAGCTGAATCTGATTGTTTTTAAATGTAAATGTTGGTGATAAACCGTGCGTAAAGTTTGCATCATCCCCAATACAAAAACGATAAATACCTTGTTCTGAATAATTGGAAAGCGCATCAACTTTACTTTCAGGATTAAAATCCATTATAAAAACAGTTTTTCCGGGAGTTGCAGCTTTAAAAACAAAAACATCTGTTAAATCCAATTGTGGATTTTTAATCAGTAAAGAATGAGCATCTTTATCTGTTGCAAAACTTTTGGTAAGCATTAAAAACGAGACAAAAATGAACAACAATTTTTTCATGACAATAAAGTAGAAGATTACTATTCTAAATAAAACGTTAATATTACTACAAAATTACATTTTCAATTTTATCAAGTTAAAATTGGCAAGAAAAGCACTTTTAAAAAATTTATAAAAAAGTTCGAAAATTGCTAAATCAATGCAAAAGCTAAAATATAAAATCAAAAAAAATGTTATATTAAGTAATGTTCTTTAAATTTACATAAACAATGCCAATCTTTATGAAAAATATATTTTGTTGGATTATTTTATTCCTATGTTACGCGCCTACTATTTGGTCTCAAAACGGAACAGAAGTTGCTCCGCCTTACAATATTAAAACCGTTAGCTTTAAAAATGGCGGTCATAATATGGTGCCTATTTTTAAATTGGGCGAAACCTTTACTTTTGAGTTTGATGATTTGTTTGGAAACAATAACGATTATTACTTTACTATTGTGCATTGCGATACCGATTGGAAACCAACCAATATTTTAAAACAAGATTATTTACAAGGTAACGATGGCACTCGAATTTTAAACTACGAAAATTCGTTTAACACTTTACAAATGTATTCGCATTACAGCCTTAAAATTCCAAATGATGACGTAAAGCTTTTAATTAGCGGAAATTACATGTTAAACATATTAAACGATCAGCAAGAAGTTGTTTTTTCTCGCCGTTTTGTTTTGTACGAAGATTTGGTTTCTATTCCGATTCAAGTAAAGCGAGGCAGAAATGTTGAAACTATTAACGAAGTACAAAATTTAGATTTTGCTGTTAAAATGGGCGATTTGCAACTGCAAACGCCGTTTAGAAATATTGATTTAATTATTTTACAAAACGGAGATTGGAATACTAGCCGAAGCCACATAAAACCACAATATACAATAGCCAACGATTTAATATACAAATACGATAAAGAAACGCAGTTTTTAGCGGGCAATCAGTTTTTAAATTTTGACAACAGCAATGTTCGTGTTGCTAGTAATAATATTCAGCGCATTACCTTAACCGATTTGTACAACAGCTTTTTATACACCAACATACCAAGAGCTAACCAAGGTTATACATACAATCCAGATATATATGGGAATTTTTTAGTTCGTAATGTTGATGCAAATGATCCGGAAATTGAGGCAGATTATGTTTGGGTTTATTTTTCATTAGCACAAGATGAACTACCTGGTCAATCCATATACGTTACTGGTATGTTTAATAATTACTTGATGACCGACGAAAATAAAATGGCTTTTAATAAAAAAACAAATAAATACGAAGTTGCGCTTTTAATTAAACAAGGTTTTACTAACTTTCAGTATACCTTAGTTAACGATAAAACAAAACAAATTAATTTACAAAATGCTATTGATGGCAATTATTTTCAGACTCAAAACAATTACATTATTTTAGCGTATTCACAAAGGTAATAACGAACGTTATTACCGAGCAATTGGTATGGGAGAAGCATCTTCTATTGATATTACTAATTAAATATAAAAAAGGTTTAACAATAGTATTTTTGAAAAATTAAATTTAGATAGTACATTTAAAAGTTAAACGTTACGTTATATGGTTTCTCAAATTACAAATGGAATAAAAGTTAGTGTAAAAGCCAACTACATTGGTAGTTCTGTTTTTAACAATTATAAAGTTTACAATTTTACCTACCGTATCACAATAGATAATAACTCGAACGATACGGCCCAATTAGTTACGCGCCATTGGGAAATACTAGATGCGCTTAATCCCGTTAAATATGTTGACGGCGTGGGAGTAATTGGTAAAAAACCTATTATAAAACCTGGCGAAAGTTATAGCTACGAATCTTATTGTTCTTTATTTTCACCCTTTGGTGCTATGTTAGGTTTTTACTCCATGATTAATTTAGCTACAGCTACATTATTTGAAGTTACAATTCCTCGATTTAAACTTTATGCACCATTTGCAATCAATTAAACATTAGGTTGTTTAATTTATAGTTTTCATCATTTTATTTTGTACTTTCGTATTTAAACACTACAATTTTTAAGTAATAATTTTATGTCAAAAGGATTTTTTAATGTTCCTGTTGCTGTTAACGAGCCTGTAAAGGCATACGCACCAGGATCGTCAGAAAGAGAAGAAGTTTTAAAAGCTTTTAAATCATTTTATTCTCAAACTGTAGATATTCCATTATATATTGGTAAAGAAGAAGTTAGAACAGGAAAAACTAAAAATTTATTTCCTCCATTTGATCACCAACATCATTTAGGTGTTTACCACGAAGCAGACGAAACTTTAGTTAAAAAAGCGATTGCTGAAGCTATGGAAGCGCGTAAAAAATGGTCACAAATGGCTTGGGAACACAGAGCAGCAATTTTTTTAAAAGCTGCTGATTTATTAGCTGGTCCTTACCGTGCAAAAATAAATGCAGCAACTATGATTGCGCAAGGAAAAACGGTACATCAAGCAGAAATTGATTCGGCTTGTGAATTTATCGACTTCCTACGTTTCAACGTTCAGTACATGACTGAAATTTACAAACAACAACCAGTATCTTCTAAAGGAGTTTGGAACCGTGTAGAACAACGTCCATTAGAAGGTTTTGTATATGCAATCACACCATTTAACTTCACAGCTATTTCTGGTAACTTACCATCTTGTGTGGCTATGATGGGTAACGTTGTAGTATGGAAACCAGCTGCAACACAAATTTACTCAGCAAATGTAATTGTTGAAGTATTTAAAAAAGCAGGTTTACCTGACGGCGTAATTAACGTTGTTTACGGAAATTCTGCAATGATTACTGATACTGTATTAAATTCGGTTGATTTTGCTGGAATTCACTTCACAGGATCAACAGGCGTATTTAACGATTTCTGGAAAATAATTGGTCAAAACATAAGCAAATACAAAACTTACCCACGTATTGTTGGTGAAACAGGTGGTAAAGATTTTGTTTGGGCACACCCAACTGCTGATGCAAAAGAAGTTGCAACTGCACTTTCTCGCGGAGCGTTTGAATACCAAGGACAAAAATGTTCGGCAGCTTCTCGAGCGTACATTCCTGCTTCATTATGGGAAGATGTTAAAAAATATGTAGTTGCTGATGTTAGCTCATTTAAAATGGGATCACCAGAAGATATGAGCAACTTTGTTTCTGCTGTAATCACCGAAAGTTCTTTTGATAAATTAGCTAAAGCTATTGATGATGCAAAAGCATCTAACGAAGCTGAAATTGTTGTTGGTGGTGGATACGATAAATCTAAAGGTTGGTTTATTGAACCTACGGTTATTGTAACAACAAACCCAAAATATGATACAATGGAGCGTGAATTATTCGGTCCGGTATTAACGGTTTATGTTTATGAAGATGCGAAATGGGAAGAAAGCTTACAATTAGTTGACAGCACTTCTGAATACGCATTAACAGGAGCTATTTTCTCTGGTTGTCGTTATGCTATTGAAACAGCATCTAAAGCATTAGAAAATGCTGCTGGTAACTTCTACATTAACGATAAGCCAACTGGTGCTGTTGTAGGACAACAACCTTTTGGTGGTGCAAGAGGGTCTGGAACTAATGATAAAGCAGGTTCTATGGTAAACTTGTTACGTTGGGTTTCTCCGCGTACAATTAAAGAAACATTTGTACCAGATACAGATTACAGATATCCTTTTTTAGGATAATCATCATACAAAAAAGCCAGCTGATAGCTGGCTTTTTTTATAACTCATCTAAACCTTTTCGGTTGTTTTTTGTAGCAGTTTTAAAAACTTTTGGCGGTACACCAACTATATTTTTAAATTGTTTGGATAAATAAGGAACGCTGCTATAATTTAATTGAAAAGCAATTTCTTTTAATGACAAATCGTTGTAAATTAAAAGTTCTTTAACCTTTTCAATTCGCAATTCAATAGCCAATTGTTCAATTGTTTTACTTTTATGCTTAAAGTAAACTTCGTTAAGTTTGGCTATTTCTATTCCAATTTTTTGTTCTAAATATTCTTTAAAACCAATTACAAACTTTTCATCATTTTCTGCTGCATAATACTGAATCAAGTTTTGCTTTATTTTATCAACTAAAATATTTTCCTGATCTTGTAACAACTCAAAACCAATCGCTTCGATCGCATTTTTAAATAAATTGATTTGATTAGCAGTGAGCGGTTCGTGAAAAAAAACTTCACCCAACTCAATTTTACGCACCGGTAATTTTTGTTGCGTAGTAATTTGTTCAATCGCTAAAACACAGCGCTGACAAACCATATTTTTAATGGGTAAGCTTGTATGTTGCATTATTGCTTTTCAATCTTAAAACCAACTTGACGCAAAGCAGCTTTTACCTCGTCGGTAACCTCATCTTCAGATTCAATCGTTAAAAGTTTAGCAGGATTATCTGTGTCAACATGCCAAGATTTTACCACTTCTAATTGATTTAAAACTGGAGTAACTTTTGCAACACAACTGCCACAATTTATGTTTGATTTGTACGTAACTTTTTTCATATGTATATAATTATTTAAATTTTAATCGCAAACTATTTGCTACCACGCTAACCGAACTTAATGCCATTGCTGCTCCAGCCCACATCGGGTTTAATAAAAAGCCATTGTAAAAATACAATGCTCCGGCTGCAATTGGAATACCAATAATATTATAAATAAAAGCCCAAAACAAATTTTGTTTGATGGTATTTTGTGTTTGCTTAGAAACGCTAATGGCTTGCGGAATTTTATCTAAATCGGATGAAATAATAGTCATTTGGGCAACGTCCATAGCTACATCACTGCCTTTACCCATAGCTAAGCTAACATCGGCCTGAGCTAAAGCATTGGTATCGTTTACCCCATCACCCACCATGGCTACAACTTTACCTTGAGCTTGTAGTTGCTTTACGTAAGCAGCTTTTTCATCGGGCAAAACACCGGCTTTAAATGTTTTAATACCTACTTGGTTTGCAATGGCTTGTGCCGTTTCATATTGATCACCCGTTAACATAATAACATCAATATGCATTTTTTGTAGGTGATCAATGGCATTTTTAGATGTTGCTTTTACTGCATCTGCAATAGCTAGAACTCCTAACAAGTTGTTATTTTTAGCAAAATAAATAATGGTTTCGGCAAGGTTTTTTCGGTTATTTTTCCAATCTAAAACATCAATTGGTATGCTAATTTTATTTTGCTCCATTAAAGGTAAATTACCCACCCAAAACGTATCGTTAAAATAAGTTGCTTTAACGCCTTGCCCAACTAAATTTTCGATAGTTATGTTTTCTATATAACGAGTTTCATCTTTAAAATAGTTTACAACTGCATCAGCTAACGGATGTTCGGATTGTTTTTCGATGCTGTATAAAACTTCTATTTCTGGAGCTTGTAATCCGTAAGTTGCTTGTACGCTAGGTTCGCCTTTTGTAATGGTTCCGGTTTTATCTAAAACTACGGTTGTAATATGTTGGGCGCGTTCTAAACTTTCGGCATCTTGAACTAAAATTCCTTTTTCGGCAGCTTTACCCATACCAACCATTATAGCAGTTGGTGTTGCTAAACCTAAAGCACATGGGCAGGCAATAACTAAAACGGTTACAAAGGCGTTAAGTCCTAAAACAAAACCGTTTTGTGAGGCTAGAAACAACCAAACAAAAAAACTTAAACATGCGATTGCAACAACAATTGGAACAAATATTTTAGAAACCTTATCTACCAAATGTTGAATGGGTGCTTTACTGCTTTGCGCTTGTTCTACTTTTAAAATAATTTGACTTAATAAAGTTTGGCTGCCAACTTTGTTAGCTTGTATTCTAAAACTACCTTTTTGATTTAAAGTTCCGGCATAAACAGTATCATTAATCTGTTTAGCAACAGCAATGGGTTCGCCCGTTATCATGCTCTCATCTACATACGATGAGCCAGAAATTACGTGCCCATCTACAGGAATTTTATCACCTGGTTTAACAACTACCCAATCGCCTACTAAAACTTCATCAATTGTAATTTCAATTTCTTGATTGTTACGAATTACCCATAAATTTTTTGCTTGTAAACCCATTAATTTTTCGAGCGAATCAAAGGTTTGTATTTTGGCTCTTTCTTCTAAAAAACGTCCAAAAAGCACAAAAGCAATTACAATTCCTGCCGATTCGAAATATACATGTGCATGAATGCCACGTGCATGCCAAAAATCAGGAAAAAACAAAACGAATAAGCTGTAAATATAAGCTACACCGGTGCTTAAAGCGACCAACGTATCCATATTTGCACTTTTAATTTTAGCTTGTTGATAAGCACGGACAAAAAAAGAATTACCAAAATACAAAACCAACGGCGTTGCAAGCACAAACATAATCCAATTGGCATATGGCACATCCATAAAAAACATACCAATAACCAATAAAGGCAATGCAAAAATGGTTGCCCCGATTAGCTTAAATTGCAATTGTTTAAATTGTTTGCGCTTTATTTCTTTCTGTTTTTCTTTATCTTTTTTTAAATCTTCAATCAATAAATCAAAACCTGCATTTTGAACCGCTGTTTTTAATTGGTGGGGTTGCACAATATTTGCTGCATATTTTACAACGGCTTGCTGCGTAGCGTAATTAACTTCGGCACTAAAAACACCAACCTGATCTTGTAATATAGATTGGCTTGATGATGCACATGCTGCACACGACATGTTAAGCACCGGATAAGTGCTTTCTATTAAATCAAGATTAATTTGCTGCTGTTTTAAAAAAGCAACAAATTCTAACCAATGATCGGGATCGAAGGCTTTGCCAGATTCAACCTGTAAAACATGTTGTTGATTTTTTGGCTGCCAAGATGTATTATTTTGAATCCAATCTAAAACTGCATTTGCTTGTTGCGTAGATAAAGACGGAAAATTGATAGTAAACGAATGCATAGCTTGTTGTTTGAATATCAAAGTTCGGAAATTAAACTTAAAATGTTTTATACAATTGCCGCTATTTGTTATACTGCTTTTGTTACTAACAGTTATTAACAAAATACCAACTTATAAACATTTAATGTTAATAACTTAATAAACATAAGCAAAACAGCTATTTATATAAATTAGTTATTAACAATATTTATTAACAAAGTTTGCAGTTATTAACAGCCAGTTAAAAATAAGCAACAAAAAATCCCAAAACAAATAGCTTTGGGATTTAGATATTTTTTATAATCCTTTATATTTTAAAGGTAAATGCACTACTTTTTTAGTTTCAAAAAATTCATCTTCAAAAAAATCAGACAAATCATATAAGGTTGCGCGTGGATAATCTTGCAATTCTTCTGTTAAATCTCCACCTTTTAAATATAATACACCGTTTAA
This genomic window from Flavobacterium agricola contains:
- the pruA gene encoding L-glutamate gamma-semialdehyde dehydrogenase, with the protein product MSKGFFNVPVAVNEPVKAYAPGSSEREEVLKAFKSFYSQTVDIPLYIGKEEVRTGKTKNLFPPFDHQHHLGVYHEADETLVKKAIAEAMEARKKWSQMAWEHRAAIFLKAADLLAGPYRAKINAATMIAQGKTVHQAEIDSACEFIDFLRFNVQYMTEIYKQQPVSSKGVWNRVEQRPLEGFVYAITPFNFTAISGNLPSCVAMMGNVVVWKPAATQIYSANVIVEVFKKAGLPDGVINVVYGNSAMITDTVLNSVDFAGIHFTGSTGVFNDFWKIIGQNISKYKTYPRIVGETGGKDFVWAHPTADAKEVATALSRGAFEYQGQKCSAASRAYIPASLWEDVKKYVVADVSSFKMGSPEDMSNFVSAVITESSFDKLAKAIDDAKASNEAEIVVGGGYDKSKGWFIEPTVIVTTNPKYDTMERELFGPVLTVYVYEDAKWEESLQLVDSTSEYALTGAIFSGCRYAIETASKALENAAGNFYINDKPTGAVVGQQPFGGARGSGTNDKAGSMVNLLRWVSPRTIKETFVPDTDYRYPFLG
- a CDS encoding AsnC family transcriptional regulator, coding for MKIVLDAQDAQLLQLLNQNARASYAELGRQIGLSQSATKERGATFVRRRIN
- a CDS encoding helix-turn-helix domain-containing protein; the encoded protein is MVCQRCVLAIEQITTQQKLPVRKIELGEVFFHEPLTANQINLFKNAIEAIGFELLQDQENILVDKIKQNLIQYYAAENDEKFVIGFKEYLEQKIGIEIAKLNEVYFKHKSKTIEQLAIELRIEKVKELLIYNDLSLKEIAFQLNYSSVPYLSKQFKNIVGVPPKVFKTATKNNRKGLDEL
- a CDS encoding heavy-metal-associated domain-containing protein, with amino-acid sequence MKKVTYKSNINCGSCVAKVTPVLNQLEVVKSWHVDTDNPAKLLTIESEDEVTDEVKAALRQVGFKIEKQ
- a CDS encoding carboxymuconolactone decarboxylase family protein, with product MTNLELSENGNTAFEKILGHNPEILKRWDALEQTLWQNSILPADLLEQVRRTTAFKNGCEYCMVKAGKPNFTAEQQNISLAAGFAELFAISPKDITAAHFSVLKQNFTTQQIAALCAFVAFVDASQKLGRLFNLTADLQQNAQVTLSEL
- the apaG gene encoding Co2+/Mg2+ efflux protein ApaG, encoding MVSQITNGIKVSVKANYIGSSVFNNYKVYNFTYRITIDNNSNDTAQLVTRHWEILDALNPVKYVDGVGVIGKKPIIKPGESYSYESYCSLFSPFGAMLGFYSMINLATATLFEVTIPRFKLYAPFAIN
- a CDS encoding Lrp/AsnC family transcriptional regulator, translated to MVQRLYDEGLIKAFQIAVDYEKLGYGLQVLVQIKFKNDDFKKFIAQLPNFPEIISCKRITGEYCLITECVLKNSAHLENLIDRILPFGIPTTSVQLSEIPVPKLFHHPNFK
- a CDS encoding DUF4331 domain-containing protein yields the protein MKKLLFIFVSFLMLTKSFATDKDAHSLLIKNPQLDLTDVFVFKAATPGKTVFIMDFNPESKVDALSNYSEQGIYRFCIGDDANFTHGLSPTFTFKNNQIQLYMANHAEPAIDELGTFIGEGPISKELEFSNGIKIWTGTVYDMFVGNVPGFEIFRERAKKGIYDLTSFDITSKANLSTKNISSVIVLEIPNNMLPDQLYYYATTAIENNDKWYTIRRVGHVLFSQLYIFDDETMITYLNSKHNDEAKIKNEICEIILNYVTVAGLQRKPEKYVDKLLTKIYPDVLTYKVGSDATYSVDQINGRPLQVDAINVALAMLVGSEVPIDDNVGINLNNFQDKFPYVVPLGENYNQAIYRAVQVQAEPVNLLFDKHEHKIVSKKSKTFKNQTFVFIGAFILLVLGFGLRIKKRMHK
- a CDS encoding heavy metal translocating P-type ATPase, with amino-acid sequence MHSFTINFPSLSTQQANAVLDWIQNNTSWQPKNQQHVLQVESGKAFDPDHWLEFVAFLKQQQINLDLIESTYPVLNMSCAACASSSQSILQDQVGVFSAEVNYATQQAVVKYAANIVQPHQLKTAVQNAGFDLLIEDLKKDKEKQKEIKRKQFKQLQFKLIGATIFALPLLVIGMFFMDVPYANWIMFVLATPLVLYFGNSFFVRAYQQAKIKSANMDTLVALSTGVAYIYSLFVLFFPDFWHARGIHAHVYFESAGIVIAFVLFGRFLEERAKIQTFDSLEKLMGLQAKNLWVIRNNQEIEITIDEVLVGDWVVVKPGDKIPVDGHVISGSSYVDESMITGEPIAVAKQINDTVYAGTLNQKGSFRIQANKVGSQTLLSQIILKVEQAQSSKAPIQHLVDKVSKIFVPIVVAIACLSFFVWLFLASQNGFVLGLNAFVTVLVIACPCALGLATPTAIMVGMGKAAEKGILVQDAESLERAQHITTVVLDKTGTITKGEPSVQATYGLQAPEIEVLYSIEKQSEHPLADAVVNYFKDETRYIENITIENLVGQGVKATYFNDTFWVGNLPLMEQNKISIPIDVLDWKNNRKNLAETIIYFAKNNNLLGVLAIADAVKATSKNAIDHLQKMHIDVIMLTGDQYETAQAIANQVGIKTFKAGVLPDEKAAYVKQLQAQGKVVAMVGDGVNDTNALAQADVSLAMGKGSDVAMDVAQMTIISSDLDKIPQAISVSKQTQNTIKQNLFWAFIYNIIGIPIAAGALYFYNGFLLNPMWAGAAMALSSVSVVANSLRLKFK